TAATTTTGGTGGTGATGATTTCATTATTGATGCAATTTCATCTAATGTATAGTATGCTCCTGGCATTTCTGACTCATCTAAACATTTGTTAAGTATTTTTTCACAACTTTTATCCGTTTCTAAATTTCTATTTTCTTCTAACATTTTTTGAACAAAATCTTTGTCGAAAAGTTTACCTATCCATAATGGTCCTGCTATGCTGATTTTTGATCTACATAGTTTACATTCTTGTTCTTGTTCTAATCTAATTTCTCTATGCCCACAATTTTTACAATGTAGAATATATCCTAAATTCTCTTGCTGATCTGGCCTATTTCGAACTGTGACATATGTTCGGTAATAATGCATTTCACTTTCTACAAATATTGGAATAATCTCTACTCCTAATCTTGCTGCTACTGTTCTTAGGGAACCTAGAATTAATCTAATGGCAATTTCATTCCCGTATTCTGTTCTGACTGGAACTCCTCCATATTTTCTCTTACATGCAGATTGAAAGAGGCCATTTAGGACCTGAAGATCGGTTGCTGCAGTTGAAAGAATTCCACCATGCATGGTAGCTCTTATACCACAGTCAAAAAAAGCTGCAGGCGAACCAAAAGGATCAATATCTACTATTGACCCACGTTTCCCTTTTTTTGAATAATTGCTAAAAAATCTACATACTTCTTTTTCAGAAAATTCTATATTTTTTATTTCATTTAGATTTGCTGAATATTCTGCCATTTTTAGCGCAGATGGGTTTAGATCATTGATTACAACTCTTTCAACATCTAGTTCATTTGCAACACGTAAACCTCTTGCTCCAATCCCTGAAAGTCCTTCTAAAAAAATTTTTGGACCTTGAAATTGTTTCAGAAATGTTGCATATACAATAATCGAAAAATCTCTATTCATTTTTGCTTTGGGGTTGAAAAATGCCGGTCTCATTGGAGGGACTTTATCCGTAATTGATTTTTTTGGGACCAACAGTTTTGTTTTTCCTTCAATTATCTCTTGAAAAGTTTCATCTGGAAATTTCAATTATGTTTCAATTTTTCTAAACGTAATATGGTTTAATACTTGTGGTTCATTAATAACGAAACATAATGTTTATTCTATGATTATATTTTGCTATTCTAATTTTAAATTAGAGTTTCTAAAAGGAATTTATCTTTGATTTACAACTGTTACAATAACCATGTAATTCAAAATTACTTTTTAAAATTAGAAATTTTGATTTTTTACTAGCTTTGATTTTAATATCTTTCAGAGTTTCTTCATCTACATCGTCAATTTTACCACATATCACGCATACCATATTGATATGTTCATTTGTATGTGCATCAAATCTAGCCTCTCCATCTACTTCTATTTCATTAACTAGTTTCTTTTCTTTGAGTAAGTCAAGTGTTTTGTATACTGTAGATAGACTAACCATTGGGTATTTTTTTCTTACAATCTTGTGTATTAGATCTGCACTTGGATGATCTTCTGTTTTTAATAGGTAGTCTACTATTGCCATTCTCTGAGGTGTTATTCTGCATCCATCATCTCTCAATGATTCAACGATCTGTTCTAACTGTTGCATATTACAATTAGCATATTCTTCTATTTAATATCTATTTTCTTTAATAGGAATAATTCCTAATTAATAATAACACTTAATTAGGAATAGTTCCTATTAATAATATGCAAATACAAACGTTTCAGGATAATCAGTTAGAATCAAACAAAAAAACCGTAAACAATGCAATTAGAATTTGTATTGAGTGTGGTAATATAGCCATTAAAATACAAAATCATGGCATATTTTGCAAAGATTGTGGTTCATTCTTTGATGTGGAGCAAAACCATGATGAATGAACATTCTTGCAGAAGTGTTTGTGGATATTATGATGCTGACGCTGAATTTAGAAATTCAACAAATAGCATATTTAGAAAATATTGTGCACTTTGCGACTTGGAATTAGTTTCTAGATATTCAAATTGTCCTTGCTGTCACAAATCCTTTGAGGTCAGATCCTAATGGTGTATATCTGTAAAGGAGTATGTGAGAGTCTTAAAGGAGAAAAAATTCCAAATGGGTCCAAGTACGGATATGGACAAAAGAGATGTACTCTGTGTAGTATTTTTATGACTGTTTCTGGTTTTCGCTGCCCTTGTTGCAGTGCTCTTTTACGAACAAAATCAAGGGGTAAAAAATAATGTCAAAAAGAATTACTATTACATTGGATGATGAAATTTTAAAAAAATTATGTGCAAAACAAGCAACTGCAATAAAAAAATCCTCAAAATCTGTTAGTTTTTCTAAAGTAGTCAATGACACCCTACGAAAATCCCTTTGACTGTTTCAAAAGTATGCGGAATAACATATTCAGTTCATTCCCTCTATAAAGAAACTTTGTGTATGTTTTACAGTGTTAAATTAGTTTAATACTTGTACTTTAAGATACAATTCGTGCAAATTTGTGGAATAGATGATGCAGGACGTGGTCCTATGTTGGGTCCCTTGGTGATAGCTGGAATATCATTAGATAAAAAAAATATAAAAGAACTAAATGCTCTGGGTGTAAAAGATTCAAAAAAACTTACCCCAAAATTACGAGAAGTGCTTTACAAAAAAATTATCAACACTGTTGATGATTATTATATCACAAAAATTTCTCCCAAATCCATTGATGCTAGTGTAAAGAAACACTGTCTAAATGACTTAGAAGCTAAATACATGGCAAAAGTAGTTTCAAAATTAAATCCTGATATTTCATATGTTGATTCATGCGATGTTAATCCTACTAGATTTGGAAAAGAAATTTCTAAATTATCTGATAATCATAAGATAAAATCATATCATCGTGCAGATAGTAGATTTGTTGTAGTTTCTGCAGCATCAATTCTGGCAAAAGTCACTAGAGATAGAGCAATTATGAGATTAAAAAAAGAACATAATTTGGGCAGTGGATATCCATCTGACTCTGTAACTGTGAAATTTGTTACAAAATATTATAAAACAAATCAAGA
The genomic region above belongs to Nitrosopumilus sp. and contains:
- a CDS encoding tRNA (guanine(10)-N(2))-dimethyltransferase, which gives rise to MKFPDETFQEIIEGKTKLLVPKKSITDKVPPMRPAFFNPKAKMNRDFSIIVYATFLKQFQGPKIFLEGLSGIGARGLRVANELDVERVVINDLNPSALKMAEYSANLNEIKNIEFSEKEVCRFFSNYSKKGKRGSIVDIDPFGSPAAFFDCGIRATMHGGILSTAATDLQVLNGLFQSACKRKYGGVPVRTEYGNEIAIRLILGSLRTVAARLGVEIIPIFVESEMHYYRTYVTVRNRPDQQENLGYILHCKNCGHREIRLEQEQECKLCRSKISIAGPLWIGKLFDKDFVQKMLEENRNLETDKSCEKILNKCLDESEMPGAYYTLDEIASIMKSSPPKLEKAISNLQENNFLASTTVFCPTGFRTNANINEIIEIFKTIQ
- a CDS encoding Fur family transcriptional regulator — translated: MQQLEQIVESLRDDGCRITPQRMAIVDYLLKTEDHPSADLIHKIVRKKYPMVSLSTVYKTLDLLKEKKLVNEIEVDGEARFDAHTNEHINMVCVICGKIDDVDEETLKDIKIKASKKSKFLILKSNFELHGYCNSCKSKINSF
- the rnhB gene encoding ribonuclease HII, which encodes MQICGIDDAGRGPMLGPLVIAGISLDKKNIKELNALGVKDSKKLTPKLREVLYKKIINTVDDYYITKISPKSIDASVKKHCLNDLEAKYMAKVVSKLNPDISYVDSCDVNPTRFGKEISKLSDNHKIKSYHRADSRFVVVSAASILAKVTRDRAIMRLKKEHNLGSGYPSDSVTVKFVTKYYKTNQEMPKFVRKSWKPVQKIIENN